The Candidatus Methylacidiphilales bacterium genome includes the window ACCCACAAACAGCGGCAGGAAGCCATACCAATCCTGCCAGAAGCTCTGGGTGACCCATTTGGGGCCGAGGATGAAGGCGGTGAGGGCCTCAAAAGTGCCCACTTCCCGGGCCGGATTCCATTTACGCATGCGGGACTCGGTGTCGGGGAACGATTGAACGTACCTGTTCACTCCCGACTGGAACTTGCGCAGTTTCGCGTCGGTGTCGGCATCGTTGGTGATCGGCAGAACAGCGGAAATCTCCCGCAGGCGGATGGAGAACGCCTGGTTGACTTCCTCGTAGCGCGATTGGAAGGCACGGACCTGGGCCACTTCGGCCAGGAGGTTGATTTCTTCACCGGGTGCCTTTTCACCGGCGGGGTTGTTTTTGTAGGCCAGCGCCTCGTTCTGGCGGTTGGTCCAACGTTCTTTGATTCCTGCGGCGGTCGTGGTCATGTCGCGCAGGAGGGCATCGAGGGGGATGACCGCCTCGTCGAAATCCCGCAGGAGCGAGGAGAGCGGGGCCATGCGGGTCGCGATCCGCGCAGGGTCGACACCCCGTGCTTTGAGGTCGGCGGTTTTTTCCTGGCGGATCCTCTGCAGGTTGCGCAGGAGCATGCCGTGGGCGGTGTGCTGATCCCGGACGTAGTCGACATACTCCAATCCAGCCTGGCGGTAGACGACCATGCTCTGCCAATGCTGGGGGAAAAAACCCAGACCTTCGCGGAACAGCGAAAAGGTGATCAGGCCCAGAACCACCACGGCAACGGCGGCGTTGCCGAAGAAAAACTTCCGGATGATTTCGTCGCTGTCAAAGCCGAAGATCCGCGTCTTGTTCTTGCGAAGGATGGATTCCTTGAGCGGGCGCTGGTCGAGCCGCTTGATATGGGAAGCCGCATTCATCTCGAAGTCGATCGTTCAGCGCCCGAAATGATTCTTACTCTGCGACCTGGACGGTGAAGGGGGCATCACCGGGAACGAAGTGGACCTGTTCGGTGACCTTGTGGCCCTCAGGGGTGAAGATGAAATTTATGAATTTTTCGCCCAAACCCGAAGGTTTTCCGTTGGTGTAGAAATAATTAGGACGGAAGTAGGGGTAGGTTTTGTTGAGCACCGTCTCCCGGCTGGGGGTGATGAGGGTGCCGCCCACGTCGATGGGCACGATTTTGATCCCGGCTGCCCCGAAATAGGCGATACCCACATAGCCGATACCCAGGGCATTCTTGCCAACTTCAGCGGCGATTTGCTCGTGTCCGGCCATCTTCTGGGAACTGGGGGCGTAATCCCGTTTGCTCATGGCCAGATCCTTGAAGTCCTGATAAGTGCCGGAGGCGGTGTTACGGGTGTAGATGGAGATGGTGCCAGCTGTTCCGCCGACATCGGCCCAGTCGGTGATGTCGCCGGTGAAGATCTGCTCGACTTGGCGCTTGGTCAGGGAAGGGATCGGATTGGAGGCGTTGACGATGACCCCCAGGGCATCGAAGCAAACGATGGTTTCGTGCATGTCGACCCCCTTGGCCTTGGCCGCGGAAATTTCCGTCGACTTGGCCCGGCGGCTGGACATGGCGATTTCGCAGGTGCCATCGGTGATGGCGGCAATGCCCGTGGTGGAACCTTCGGCGGCGATTTCGAAAGTGGTATCGGGATTTTGGGCCTTGAAGGCCTCGGCCAGCATCGGAACCCACTTGGCCCCCAGAGTGTCAGATCCCTTGATGACCAATTTTTCGGCCCGAAGCACCGGGCAAAGCAAAAGCAAGATTGAGGCTAGGACTGGATACGTGGATTTGTTCATAATGAGTTTCCTCTCCGCTTACGTCTTGGGGAAAGACTGGGGACATCCCGGTCATCCTTCAAGAGTATCAGCGGGTAGTATGTTGAATTTATTGAGGTTGGGTATTACACTACTGATTTGATCGTTTTTAATTGTGCGGTCAAGAGGGACTCTGAGTTCAAACCCTCAAACACCTTGGTTCAGTCAAACTCATGCGAATTGCAAATTGCTGAGCTTATAAGACAAACCCGTGACATGATCGTCACTTTGTCAAGTCACCGCAGGCTCGTCTTGGCAAAGATTGAAGGGCACAAAAAAAGCGGCTCCCAGAGGGAGCCGCTTCGAATGGGTTCGAGCCACCGCCTGAGCGGCGATTCGAAACGAATTCAGGTGAGGACGGAGGTGACTCGGCTGAAGAGCGTGCGGAGCTGGGTGCCCAGGACGGTCAACACCGCGATCACAACGATGGCGACGAGCGCGAGGATCAAGCCGTATTCAACAAGGGTCTGGCCCTTCTTGGACTTGAGGTAGGTGAGTCGGCTCATGGCCTTGGTGTAGAGTTCGGTCAGCATGGTGGTTTTTCCTTTCTTGGTTTTTGGGTTTACGGGTGACTTCAAACATCACCGGTAATGGGGGTAAAAGGGGGGCATCTCTTGATGTTGAGTGGATCTAAGGATTTTCTTGAGTTTGCTTGGGTTGATATCTGTATCTCGCTTACAATGCTAAGATAGCCTAGACCGTGCCAAGTTAAACATGCAAGCCACATCTTATTGATGGACAATCTATTATAGAGATAAGCGCCCCACCAATAGGATTGCATACACGGGACAAAGTGGGTAATTTTTTCCCTTACCAGGGCAATTTATACCCTTTCAGGGCTCCAAAAACTTGATTTCTCGTGCGGTTGAAGCCGAACTACCAAAAAAGATCCTCCCCGATTGAGACGGGTCCCAATACAGAAACCATATTGCGAGGTCCGCAGCGGCGGTCGATGGATCGAACAGTTCCACATGGCCGTAAACATCGATCATCCCGGGGTTTCGGCGATAGATGCGGCGAGGAAGTGTGGCCGAATACCCTCCCCAAGCGGGGATTTGCCATAGCGCGGGGAAGTTATGACTCATGAGCAGTATCCAGGGAACATGCGGATCTGTGAGAGTCGTATCCGCGCGATCCTTCGGCAGAGCACTCGCCACCCGGACTCCAGGAGGCACCCATTTCCTGAATTCGTCGACCCAACGGGCGGCTTTGCCATCGAGATACAAACTCCGGCTCAGGCTGTGGGCATTCAAACTTGGAGGCCCTACCAACACCAAGGGGGCGATAAAGATCAGGAACGAGGCAAAAAAAAGCAGCCGCGTGGTCTTCGGCGACAAGTCCCCACCCCGCAGCGCGAAAACCATCGCGATAAAGACCACCAGGAAAACCTCCTTGTGTGGCCACCGTAGTGAGGAAAAAAAAGGCAAGGAACCCAAGAGGCGCCCCAGAAAATCAGGGCGGCATACCAACAACAGACTCCCCGCCAAAGCCACCCCCAACAGCGCATCCCATGCAGACCATCCACGCCGGTCCCGGAAGCTGGCGGCAAGAAACCATCCCGATGCCGCACAGGAAACCAGCGCGTAGGTATGCGCCGCCATGCCAAACAATTCAAAAGACCCCAATAGAATGCTGCCACTGGACAAGAAAAAAGAGGAGACGGCCACCGCCCAAGGCAGACGTCCCTCCACCGCCAACTCCAGAGGGATCGGTCCCGAACGCACGGAATCCCCCAACGCGGAAAGGGGCACCCAAAGACAGGGCAGGGCCAGCAACACCCCTGCCAACAAACCCGCCAGGCCGCGCCCGAGACCGTTAACATCACGGTCGCACCACGACAGCCAGACACAGAAAGCTGTGATTCCCACCATGGTAAAAAGAAAACAACTCGGATACCCCCCCACCAAACCATGGAACGTGGCCAGGGCCAGAATGAGAGCGGCGCGCCAGCGGGATTTTTCCATCAATCCCGCCACCAACCACGGAAGCGCGGAAACATTGGCCAGATACCAAAACCCGGAACTTCCCAAGAGAAGGGAGTACATGCTGAAGGTGTAACTCCAACCCATGATCAACGCCGGACCCGGCCCCACGCCCACCCAACCCCGAGCACGCATCCGGGCCACCATTTCCTCGAATCCCCAAGCCGCCAAGATCAAGTGACCCAGGCAGACCAGATCCACCATCCAAGTCTGCCATGGGGTGGCCGCCAAGGGCGAGAGCAAGAGGCAAAACGGATGCAGGAGGGGAAGAAAAACCGGATCTTCCAACAGCGGGTAGTGGCCTCCGAATATCCATTCACAATGGAAAAAATCACCCCCGCTGAACCATTTCCTGCCGAAATCCACCCACACCGGAAAAAACAGCGAGAAGGAATCATCGGTGAGGAAAAAATGGGGTCGAAAAACCTGCAACAGGCCCCAGGTCGCCAGAGCCCCGAGCACCGCGGCCAGACGCCCCTTCTCTTCCAAAAATCTCGCCCATTTCATGGACCCCGCCTTTCGAAGAGGATGTGTTCGTCGTCGGACCAATCCATCCGCCAGTCGGTGGAATCCCGCATCCGGCGGGCCAGTCCGCTTGACTGCGGCACCAAGGCCGCACCGACCCCTAGACGATCGAACATCTCCCGCCAGTTTTCCGCCCCGTCCAACAATGGCAGGTAGGTGTGCAGAAAAAAATCATCCCCGAAGTAATCCAAACGATCGTCAACAAAGACCCGCCGCTCCGGCCCATAAGTGTAGGCGATCACGCCCCCCATGCTCTCGGGGTGGAACAGCCTCACTTCCACCGGCAACCGGCCCACGGCATCCAGTCCTTCCGCCGACACTTGCAGGCCCCGCAGGTCGCGGCGGAACAATCCGGGCATCAAAAGTGTGAGGGCGAGGAATCCCATCCCGGCCATGAGGGTATAAACCCACGTCGTGATCGATGACCGTTGGTCACGCAGCAGGCGTTGCCGGGCTTGCGCGCCACCGGGCAGGAACCGATCAAAAGCGGAAGCAAGGGCCAGCCCGAGCAAAGGCAGGGCCGCGATGACGAACAAATTGACGTGCCGGACCGCACCGATGGCGAAATAGAGCAGAACGGCGCCGCTGGCCAACTCACCCGGCCTGGCCTTTCGAAAATGCGCACACGCCGCCCAGGCCCAAAACAGGGCCAAGCCCGCGAACAATGCCACGTTGGCGCCTTGGTGGTGCCAGACCGGCAGGTACTCCTCCCAACGGGACACCATCTTCATGTGAAGCAAATCCAGGATATGCCGGTGCAGGGCCCAACCCCACGGATTGACCAGCGTGGCCAGGCCACAGAGCAGGCCCAACCCTGCCCAAGCAACCATTTCCCGAACGGGAGGGTGTTTTTCTTTGATCCAAGCGGCGGCGCATTCCCCGGCGGCGTAGGCCGCCAAGACCACCAACCCGGCCATGAAGCCCGCATGCAGGTTGCACCAGAAAGGAAAAAGCAATACCGCCCACCACCGTTGCCGCCAACCACCGGCCAGCCAGCCAAGAAGCAACACCATCAAGAGATAGGTGACCACATGGGGCCGCACCTGCGCGTGCATGGTCATCACCAGATAGGCGGTGAAAGCCAGGAACCACGCGCACAACACCGGAGTGCCTTCATGCATCAAACGCCTTACCAACAGCAACGGGATCAGCGCAAAAGCCAACGACCAACCTGCCGTCAACAGGGGCAACCCTCCCGCCCGGTGCAGCATCCCCATCAACAGATGACTCAGCCACTGGTAATCCACCCAGGCCCGCCCGGGCAGGGTATACGAAAGCGGGTCGGTGGCGGGAATCCTGCCCTCCCGCACCAACATTTCACCCAGCTTGACATGCCAGCCCGTCCCGGGATCTGCGAGAGGCTTGTCAGGATCCACCAACACCCAGCCCAAATGAAGTAGGAAAAGAAAGACCGCCAGCGGCGGCAGAAAACGCGCCGCGTTGTTTTCCGGTCGGTCCGCGGTGCTCATCCCCTCCAGCCTGCGGTCGCCGATCAAGGCCCGGCAAGTGCGAAGTTAAGGCACCGGACCGATACGGCCAAAAACTTCGCTTTGCGGGTCCTCGGCCAGCAAGCGCCAGTCCGCCCGCAAACGCAACTCCCGTCCCAGAGCGGTGCCTGTCTTCAAAACGACCCCGCGGATGCCATAGCGGTCGAGTGTCCCCGGCCAACCCTCCCGGGCATCCTGCGTCGCCAGGTAGACTTCCTCAATGAACGTTCCATCGTAGAAATCCGTGCGGTCGTCCATGAAAACCCGCAGGCCCGGATGGTAACGTTGGATCAACGCCCCGCCCACCCGGTCCGAGTTGAAGACCGGCACCAATTCGGCGACCCGGGCATCGAGAACCGCGGCCGACTTGGGGCCGAGGTTCAATCCAACCAGGTCCGACGGCCAATCGCGGGGATGCCAGAAGGGCATGGTCATCCAGACCAATACCACCAACGCGCCGATGGCCCAGGCCCCCGGCCGCCCCCAAGGGGGTGAAGGCCAGGGCCAGGGCAGAGGCCTTCCAGCAAAAATCCGCGCAATCAACGGTGCCGACAGCAGGGCAAACAACACGATGTGCCGAACCGCCGAGACGGCGTAAACCAGGAAAAAGACCCCGCTGATCTGTTCGGCCCAGGAAAAGGACCGTCGACCCCGGAGAAGAGCGGTAACCCAGGCCGCGACGAGAATCCAGAAGACCACCACCGAGGCCGAGGAATGCTGCCAGACAGGAAGGAATTCATGGGTGCGACGTCCTCCTGAACCGAAGAGGAATTCCAGGATGTGCAGGTGCAGCCGCCAACCGTAAGGGTTGGCCAGGCTGGCCAGCACCGTGGTTGTAAACAGAGCAGCCCACCACAAGGCCCGCTTGCGGGTGTCAACTGAAGCGGAGGGACGGTTGCACACTTCCAGAACGGCCGCGCCGGTATACAACCCCAACAGGGCCAGCCCGGCAGTGAACCCTCCGTGCAGGTTGCACCATAAAAGCATCAACCCGGGTATCCAGAGCAGTCCCCGCCAACTTTGTTCCGCTCCCTCCCAAGCCCGGTGCAGAATGCCCAGATAGGCGGCAAAAAATAGATAGGTGAAGAGGTGGGGCCGGGCGTAAGTGTGCTGCATCATCACCGCCCAAACCGCCATCGCCAGCAGAAGCGCCGCAACCGGTCCCGCCCCCTCAGCCAGCATCCGCCGCAGGGTCCACAGGACCGGAAGCACATAAAGCAACGAACACAGCGCCACCACCGAGGACAAACCGCCGCACTTGTCCAACAGGCCGAGAAAGACGTGGAATCCCCACTGATAATTGATCCATTCCTTGCCGGGTTGGGTGAATGAGAAAAGATCCTCCACCGGCAGCCGCTGGGTCTCCACCAGGATCTCCCCCGATTTCAGATGCCACCCAACCCCGGGGTCCGAAACCCAACCGGCGGGGTCGACCAACACAAAAGCCCCATGCAACACCAACAACAGCACGGCCAACGGCGCGAACCAGGCAGAGTCGGAACGCGGCGTCATTTCCATCGCCCCCGCATCAACCCGCTGTCGGCGTCTCAGTCACCGGGTCATCCGCGATTTTGGAAACCATGGCAAATATCCGGCTGGTGCCTCCGGAGACTTCCTGGCGGAGCGCATCGAGTTCGCTCAATTTGAACTCCACTTCGGGCACCAGGAAGCTTTCCTGCGTGCGGGTGTGCTCGTAGGCGATGAGCCGCCCCCCCGGCGTGGGAATTTTTTCCCGCGCCTTGAGGATGCGTTTGCGTTCCAGCAGCAGGGCCAGCAGGTAACAGAGTTTGGCCTGGGCCGGGTCCTTCTGTTCGATCAACCGACGCAATTCCGCCTCGGCGTCGTTCTTGTCCACCGGATCCACCGCCGCGGCTGCCGCGGGCTCGAATTCGCTTTTCCAGAACGACAGAGGCTTGGGCTCGGGATTCCGTGAGTCCCAGGCTTCCTGGGACAGGTCCTGGCGCAGGTAGCCGTCGCCGGTTGGTGTCTCAAAAAGCAGGGTGTAGAAGGCTTCCTTGTCGGTGAAGGGCCGGCCGGTCACTTGGCAGACCTCCGAACGCGCCTGGATGTTCCATTCGGTCATGGCCCAATGTGATATGGACCCGCCACGACAAGGCAAGTGATATCCGGGATTTCCTTGCAGCGGCCCCGCTGTAACATGCCCCCATGGAACGTGCTTTTCGTCTGCTGCTCCCGGTCATCGCCCTGAGTACCGCCTGCGTCCTGTGGATCGGACTGGCTCATACCTGGAACGAGGCCCGGGGCATCATGAGCCCGTTGGGTGTGCCCATGGGTGCGGACTTGCTGCAGCACCACGAGGCCGCGCGCTTCGCCGCCGAAGGAAGGTGGAAGGACTTGTACGGCGGCTCCGCACTCGGTCGGGCCCTCTACCAACGCACCCACGATGGTGAGGCCCGATCCGTTAGTGGATTCAACTATGTCTACCCCCCGTTGGTGGCAATGACGGGAGCACCGTTCGCCGCGATGCCGTATCTGGGCTGGGTGGCCTGCTGGCAATTGGCCATTCTGGTCTTTTACGCCGCATCCCATGCCCTGTGCGCACCTTGGCGTCCCCACGGTTTGAACATCCACCTGGTTGCCTTCGGCCTGCCGGTCTTTTACTTCGGTCTCATCCTGGCCCAGAACAGTGCGTTGAGCCTGTTCATCCTCACCATCGTGGCCATCCTTCTCGCGGGCAAAAGACCCCTGATGGCCGGGGTTGTCCTATCCTGCCTCTTTTACAAACCCCAGATCGGCTTGGCGGTGGCGGGATTTCTCCTGGTCGCGGGCCATGGACGCGCTGCATTGGCGTTCGGGGCCGGAACACTCGGTTGGCTGGCCGTGGGTTGGGTGCTCTGTGGCTCCGAAGCCACCCTGGGTTGGTTCGCCGTGCTGCGCGACATGCTCGGGGGTGCCCAGAACCAAGTCGCCGCCCTTCACCAATCACTCCCGGGAACCATCAAAGTCCTTCTCGGTCCCGGCACATCCGCCCTGGTTGCGCCACTCATCACCCTCGCGGGCCTGGCCTGCTTCGGTGGATTGGCGCTTTGGGAAAGGCACCGTCAACCGCGTCATCCCGAAAACCCCGAACTGGCGGTTTTCCTGGCCCTGGCCGCTTGGGCACTCTTTTCCCCCTATGTGATGCACTACGATCTCCTTCTGGCGGTACCCTGGTGGTGGTGGAATCTGCGGAGCGACCTCAAACCCGGTACCGCGCCCGCCCTGCGGGTCTCGGGCATCGCTGCCGCCGTGATTTTCTGGATCGCCACCCTTCTCGCCATCAACACCCCGGACCTTCCCGTCTCCCCCGCCCTGCCCTTCCTCGCTCTCTGGTTCTGTTGGACCGCCATACGCCATTTCCGTCTCCCGCTTCCTTTCCTTGGATCCCTTACCATCCAAACCAACCAAACCAGCCGCACTCCCGCCAAATGAAACAGGGTACACGCCTCCTCGATCGCGCGCCGCTCGTGCTCTTGGCGGTGTTTGCTGCCCTGGCCCTCACCGGAACAGCTTCCTATTTCATCCAAGGGAAACCGAATTCCGGCGACCTTTACCCCCACTACGCCGCAGGCCGCCTTTGGGCCGCCGGGGAGCACCATGCTTTATACCGCGGCAATATCCTGGGGCAGCGGGTCGACGCCTGGCAGCAGGAACGGTTCCCGGAAAGTGGGGAAGCCCCCCGCGACCACTTCAACTACCTCTATCCTCCCCTTTGCGCCATGCTGGCCGCTCGGCTCTCGGAGTATCCCTTCCAAGCCTGGGCCTGGATCTGGCCGGTTCTGAGCCTGGTCTTTTATGCCGCCTCTTGCCTGCTCCTCGTCCCGGCTCTGACCGGACCGGCGAACCGTTCCCTTGGTTGTCTGGCCACTCTGGCCTTTCCTCCCTTGCATTACGCTCTCTACATCGGACAACTCAGCCCGCTCACCCTGTTGGTCGCCTCTGCGGCCTGCCTGCTCCTTGCCCGGGGTCGCCCGCTCTGTGCCGGGGCGGTGATGAGTCTGGTCTTCTACAAACCCCAACTCCTGCCTTGGCTGGGGCTGTTCATGCTCTTCTGCGGCCACTGGCGCTTCACCCTGGCCGCCGCGGCCGGGTCCGCAACTTGGTTGGTTCTGGGGGTGGTTCTGGCTGGGGTGCAGGCACACCTTGATTGGCTGGCCTGCCTGGGTGAAATGGCCTCGGGCCTGCAATCCATGCGACTGGGGGTCAATCTCTCGCTGCGGGGAGTATTGGAAACACTTGCGGGCGGCCACGCCCGGTGGATCGACCTGCTCTCGATGGTGGCAGGCGTGGCCTTGCTGGCAGGGGTGGCGAAGTTTGTAAGACAATACCGTCATCTCACGCCGGCCTCTGATCCGGCCGGTGCCCTGGCCCTGGGTCTGGCCGCCAGCCTCCTGGCTTCACCCTACGTTTGCCACTACGATTTCCTTCTGGCCGTGCCTTGGATGCTCGCCGTCACGACATCGCGGGGAGCAACTTTGGGGTGGTCCCTGATCCTGTTCTGGCTGGCCGGATTGCTTTCCATTGCCGGCCTGCTGGCTGGCTGGCCTTATGCGGGTCTTCTGCTGGCCCTCTGGTGGGCTTGGACCGTGCGCAAACCGTGGGTCGCAGTGCCGGTCTCTCAGTAAGAGAGAACGTGTCCGTCGGCATACAGCCGGTTCTGTTTGCCACGGTGCACGGGGTCCACATCAATGACCAAGCGGAACTTGCTCGGCTTGACGATCCGGGTGCCCCAAGGACTGAAGACTTCGGGGGCCGCCACGGGCTCATCGTCGATCAACGGCCGCCATTCGTAGCTCGATCCCTTTTCCTTGAACCGATTGTTGAAGCGGAGATCGGCCCGGCACTGGAGCGTCCTGGTCTCGATTCCGTAGGGAGCCAGCACCTCCTGCAGGCTCTTGGCACCGGCCTCGGCCGGGTAAACCGGATCGGTTGGATCGGTCTCGATGGTCGGATACTTCCCATTGTTGTCGGCCACGGCCAAATTCACCGCAATGCCGATCTGGCGGAGATTGGAGGCGCAGGCGGCGCTGTCGGCCTTATCCAGAACCTTTTGAAAAGAAGGGGCCGAGAGCGTGAGCAGCACGGCCAGGATGACCAACAGGCATAACAATTCAATCAAGGTAAACCCCGATTGCGGGCGGCGGGCGGCGGGCTTCACGATTTGACCTGGGCTTTACGGTTGAGGTAATTGCGATAGCGTTCGTGGCGTTTTTCCGGTGAACGACGGGCGTCGCGGTCGGCTTGGTTGTTTTCCATCCGCTCCTGGGCAGCGGGGTTGTCCATCCACTCGCGCATTTTTTCGCGGCGCTGTTCGGGGGGGAGTTGGCGGAGCTGCTCCCACATCTCCCGGTCACGCTGCCAGGCGGCGCGGGCCTCGGCTTGTTCCTGTTGCGGCAGGGCGGCGATGCGGGCTTCGACTCGACGGTTGACCACCGCAGGATCGGGCATTTCCCGGGCGCCGCGGAACGACCCTTCCCCAGGGGTTGGGCCCTCGCCGCCCGGCAAGCCTTCCGGTCGGGCTCCCCCGCCGCGACGGCCATCCCGCAGGAAAACGACTAGACGACCTTGTCCTTTGGCGGCCCGGGCCAGGGCCGGGATGGCCTGCCCCACTTTTATCTTCCCCGGGTTGAAAGTGACCACCGGGTCCCATGGGGTCGGTGCGGCCCAGGTGAGATCCGACGATTCAGCCAGGGTCTTCAGGTGGGTCTGCAGACCACCGGTCGGCCATTGATCCGGCACGGCCAGGGGATCTTGCCGGGGGTCGGTGAGGGTATTGGAGACGCCGGCCAGCAGAAAACCGGGGAGGTTGAGACGTTGCTGGGTCCAGTTTTCCAGGGGTTTTCCGGAAACCAGTCCGGCCACAAAATCGTTGATTTC containing:
- a CDS encoding ABC transporter permease subunit, with amino-acid sequence MNAASHIKRLDQRPLKESILRKNKTRIFGFDSDEIIRKFFFGNAAVAVVVLGLITFSLFREGLGFFPQHWQSMVVYRQAGLEYVDYVRDQHTAHGMLLRNLQRIRQEKTADLKARGVDPARIATRMAPLSSLLRDFDEAVIPLDALLRDMTTTAAGIKERWTNRQNEALAYKNNPAGEKAPGEEINLLAEVAQVRAFQSRYEEVNQAFSIRLREISAVLPITNDADTDAKLRKFQSGVNRYVQSFPDTESRMRKWNPAREVGTFEALTAFILGPKWVTQSFWQDWYGFLPLFVGSLSISFTALLVAVPFGVGAAIYINQLAGPTEARLIKPYIEFISAIPSVVLGFFGIAVLGETIRWLTQGAPLTESVLATWPSWTHGLLGIFHSVLAPLVKWVPFFPISERLNIMTAGLLLALMAVPTIFTLSEDALNNVPRAFKEASYALGANRLQTIVRIIVPAALSGIISAVLLGFGRVIGETMVVLMCAGNRIQIPDFTQGLGALFLPVHTMTGIIAQEVPEVPKGVLQYRALFMLAIMLFLISLAINYVAQLIVKRYRISVG
- a CDS encoding phosphate ABC transporter substrate-binding protein — protein: MLRAEKLVIKGSDTLGAKWVPMLAEAFKAQNPDTTFEIAAEGSTTGIAAITDGTCEIAMSSRRAKSTEISAAKAKGVDMHETIVCFDALGVIVNASNPIPSLTKRQVEQIFTGDITDWADVGGTAGTISIYTRNTASGTYQDFKDLAMSKRDYAPSSQKMAGHEQIAAEVGKNALGIGYVGIAYFGAAGIKIVPIDVGGTLITPSRETVLNKTYPYFRPNYFYTNGKPSGLGEKFINFIFTPEGHKVTEQVHFVPGDAPFTVQVAE
- a CDS encoding Flp family type IVb pilin yields the protein MLTELYTKAMSRLTYLKSKKGQTLVEYGLILALVAIVVIAVLTVLGTQLRTLFSRVTSVLT
- a CDS encoding glycosyltransferase family 87 protein; this encodes MERAFRLLLPVIALSTACVLWIGLAHTWNEARGIMSPLGVPMGADLLQHHEAARFAAEGRWKDLYGGSALGRALYQRTHDGEARSVSGFNYVYPPLVAMTGAPFAAMPYLGWVACWQLAILVFYAASHALCAPWRPHGLNIHLVAFGLPVFYFGLILAQNSALSLFILTIVAILLAGKRPLMAGVVLSCLFYKPQIGLAVAGFLLVAGHGRAALAFGAGTLGWLAVGWVLCGSEATLGWFAVLRDMLGGAQNQVAALHQSLPGTIKVLLGPGTSALVAPLITLAGLACFGGLALWERHRQPRHPENPELAVFLALAAWALFSPYVMHYDLLLAVPWWWWNLRSDLKPGTAPALRVSGIAAAVIFWIATLLAINTPDLPVSPALPFLALWFCWTAIRHFRLPLPFLGSLTIQTNQTSRTPAK
- a CDS encoding glycosyltransferase family 87 protein, giving the protein MKQGTRLLDRAPLVLLAVFAALALTGTASYFIQGKPNSGDLYPHYAAGRLWAAGEHHALYRGNILGQRVDAWQQERFPESGEAPRDHFNYLYPPLCAMLAARLSEYPFQAWAWIWPVLSLVFYAASCLLLVPALTGPANRSLGCLATLAFPPLHYALYIGQLSPLTLLVASAACLLLARGRPLCAGAVMSLVFYKPQLLPWLGLFMLFCGHWRFTLAAAAGSATWLVLGVVLAGVQAHLDWLACLGEMASGLQSMRLGVNLSLRGVLETLAGGHARWIDLLSMVAGVALLAGVAKFVRQYRHLTPASDPAGALALGLAASLLASPYVCHYDFLLAVPWMLAVTTSRGATLGWSLILFWLAGLLSIAGLLAGWPYAGLLLALWWAWTVRKPWVAVPVSQ
- a CDS encoding type II secretion system protein; this translates as MKPAARRPQSGFTLIELLCLLVILAVLLTLSAPSFQKVLDKADSAACASNLRQIGIAVNLAVADNNGKYPTIETDPTDPVYPAEAGAKSLQEVLAPYGIETRTLQCRADLRFNNRFKEKGSSYEWRPLIDDEPVAAPEVFSPWGTRIVKPSKFRLVIDVDPVHRGKQNRLYADGHVLSY